Sequence from the Thermocoleostomius sinensis A174 genome:
ATTTGTGGTGGAGAAGTTCTACTCGCGCAAATTCCAGGAACGTCAGCTTCCCGAAGGCGATCCCCGCAAGTTCCGCGAGATTGCTGCGTCGATCGCTCCCAAAGGCAATTATGCGCAAAGCATCCGTTCCTCTGAGATCGATTACCTCAACAAAGTGCCGTATCGAGGTAGACGGTAATAGAGAGTAGGGAATCGAGAATAGGAAATCGGGAGTAAGGTAGAGTCTCAAGCTAGTGGTTTGCTTCAATGCTTGGTGTATTGCTCCCTAAGACCTGACAACTGGCCCTAGAGCTTAGTTTCTCCACTCCCTAGACTGGATCTTGTGGCTGTTTCATCTGGCGTTTGCGATCGCTTCGCAATTTGTTAGTTGGGGCAGGGACAAGATCCAGTTGTTTTTGTTTTGTACTTTTTCTCCCATCATTTTGTTCACTCATTGGCGAAATGACACTTAGAACTTCACGGAGTTGAGATGAACGACTTGCTGAAACCCGACCCCGACATGCAATTCTGACTCATCATTATTGATAGCGTAATCTGTTAGTTTTCCATTCAGCTAAACCATGTCTGCTCCCCTCCCGACTTCCGACTTCCGACTTCCGACTCCCCGCACCTACGCCATTCTCGGTACGGGCGCACTCGGCGGCTTCTATGGCGCACGCTTGCAGCAGGCTGGCTGTGAGGTGCATTTTCTGTTGCGCAGTGACTATGAGCAGGTACAACAGCATGGATTAGTGGTGGAGTCGATCGACGGTGATTTCACGTTACCGCAAGTGAAGGCATACCGGACTGTGCAGGAGATGCCTACCTGCGATGTGGTCGTTGTGGCACTAAAAACCACTCAGAATCACCTGTTGCCAGAACTGTTGCCGCCGATCGTCAAACCAACCGGTGTGGTGCTAGTGCTGCAAAACGGCTGGGGCATTGAAACTCAGGTGGCAGAGCTTGTCGGAAGCGATCGCGTTATGGGTGGGTTGTGTTTTCTCTGTTCCAATAAAGTAGGACCGGGTCACATTCGTCACTTGGACTATGGGCAAATTACCCTAGCAGATTATGCGGCTGACTATGCGCCCTGTGGTATTACCGATCGCCTAAAACAAATTGCCAGCGATTTTGAGCAAGCAGGAATTGCGATCGAACTGGCGGAGGATCTATTGATTGCGCGCTGGAAAAAATTGATGTGGAATATTCCCTTTAATGGCTTGTCGGTGGTGCTGAATGCCACAACCGATGCTATGATGGCTCATCCGCAAACCCGCAGTTTGGCAAAATCGCTGATGCAGGAAGTTCAAGCAGGCTGTACGGCCTGTGCACGGTTTTTATCTGGCAGCGATCGATCGATCTCCTCAGACTTTATTGACACCATGTTGGACTACACGGCTAAGATGAAACCCTATCGAACGAGCATGAAGATCGATTACGATGCAGGGCAACCGCTAGAAGTAGAGGCCATTGTAGGTAATCCGCTGCGTATGGCTCAGCAAGCGGGCTTGGAACTGCCGCAAATGACTATGCTCTATCAGCAGTTAACATTTCTTGCTGCGCAGCAATCAAGCTAGTGGCGCATCTCCGTCCCTTTACAATTTGTCTTAGGATTTGTCATCTAGGGTTTTATCTTGGAAACCGCGCACAATCCGCGACAGTTCGTTCTTTTCATCTACCGAGACACGAGAGGGTGAACCACTGATAATCCGCTCGAAGTTGCGGAACGAGTCTCTGATTTCAGGTCCTTGATCGCTAATGACATACTCACGAATGCCCTTGTCATGCCAAGAGCCGCGCATTTTGAAGACGTTGATAGCCCGGGCCATTTCACCGCGAATTTCCACGTATTGCAGCAAAATGATAGTGTCGGTGATAGTGGAAATGTGAGAGTCGGTGATGGAGTGCGACCCCATGAACTGATCGGTAGTGTTGGTGAAGAATCCGGTAATTTCTTCCTGCTTAGCAAAGCCCGTCACGCCAATGACAAACTGCCGGAAGGCATTGTTACTGACCCCTCTGGCGAGGGCAGACAACGAGTCGATCGCAATCCGAGATGGCTTAAACTCAGAGATCTCAGACTTGATAATCTGTAAGTGATCTTCAAGTCCTGCCGATTCGGGATAAGCACAAATGATTTTGAGTAGGCCCTTTTGCTCCATATCTTCAAAATCAATGCCCCATGAGTAGGCATTGCGCGATAGCTGCGCCCGCGATTCTTCATAGGCAAACAGCAGGGCTCGTTCATTGATGATACAGCCGTCTTGCAGAAACTTGCTCACCAACAAGGTTTTGCCGGTTCCCGTTGCTCCGGTCGCCAAGATAATTGAATCTTTGAAGAAGCCACCGCCACACATTTCGTCCAAAGTTTTGACCCCAGACGACACCCGCACATTCGACGATCGCTGGGTGAGGCGCATGGCTCCCAACGGAAAAATATTCACACCCTGATTGGTGATAGTAAAGGGGTATTCGCCCTTCATGTGAGTGGTGCCGCGCAATTTCAAAATTTCGATTGTGCGGCGGCGGCGCTCCCCTTCTAGAACATTGCGAACAATCACGACATTATCCGAGACAAACTCTTCAACGCCAAACCGAGCCACTGGCCCATATTCTTCAACCCGCTCGGTGGTCATAATCGTAGTTGCCCCAACTTGCTTTAAGCGAGCCACTAGCCGAAAAATTTCTCGCCGCACCACCGACACCGCATCATACTGCTGAAACACCGCCGTCACCGAGTCGATCGACACGCGCTTGGCTTTATATTTGCGAATGGCGTACTGAATGCGTTCAATCAAGGCCGACAGATCAAAATTGCCGATGACATCCTGTCCTTCGGGATCAGGAGACGCATCTAAAATGAACAGCTTGCCTTCATCAACGAGTTTCTGAAGGTCCCAACCAAAGCTATAGGCATTCTTGATAATATCAGCGGGGGATTCTTCAAAGGTGACGAAGATCCCGGCTTCATCAAACTGAGTGATACCGTTATATAAAAATTGAACCGCAATGAGGGTTTTCCCTGTGCCCGATGTCCCACTCACCAGGGTGGTTCTGCCGACGGGTAATCCACCATGACTGATGTCGTCAAATCCTTCGATCAAAGTGCGGATTTTTTGGACACCTACTACCGTAAGACTTCGTTGCTGTCCATCCTGGTTTGCTTGGGTCATTTGTCGTAGCCTTTTCTGGAGAAGTGTTTAGATAGAAGTGTGCGATAGAATACAAATTGTGGATGCAAAGGTTGCTATAAGGCTGTAACAATTAAAGAGGGATGGTTGCTCGAAATGCTGAGAAAGGCTTGAACAAAGTTGCTTCATAGACTAAGTAGGGTCTGTCATCTAGTAGAGTTTTCAATAGGATGAATTAGCGTTGCTGGGGCATTTCTCGCCAATTGCACAGCCAAGCCATCATCTGCTCAACCAAGCGGGTTCATCCGTCAACGGAACGACTGCGATTGCCCATTCACCGGAACCAGAAGATTGGATAATTTACAAAAGGCTAGTTTAGCAGATGATTATGCCAATCAGATTCTTCTTAAATAACCAGGGCACTGGCTCTGGTTAACATAGCCAACACTAATGGGATTCAGTCATCAGAACCGAGCAAATCGCAAAATTTTATTGGTCTTGAAGTTCTTCTAATTCTTCCTCCTGTAACTCATCATAAAGAAGATCTAGACCAATTAAGACTCTTTCGCGATCGGAGAGATCCCCAATGATTTTGCGGACTGGCGGCGGTAGAATTTTAGCTAACGTGGGGGTTGCTAAAATCTTGTCTTCCTCTGCCAATTGCGGGTTTTTTAAAACATCAATAACCTTTAGCGCGTATACGCCTTGAAACTCTTTCTCCAAGATATTATTCAGCGTCTTAAGTGCCCGCACTGAGTTGGGTGTATTGCCAGCGACATAGAGCTTGAGAATGTAAGTTTTTTTTAATGGACTCATGGGTTTGGCGTAGACACCTTAGGTTGAGGATAAAGAATAAGCAGCGTCTTGGGGCATCATAATACTGTTTTATCGAGATCGCCGAATCACCACACTTTTTTGTAATACTTAGATGTGTAATTTCTTTGCTGGTAAGACGTAGTTGGATTGAACCGGCGAGTTATTGCTTAGAAGGTTTCCCTCTTATGATTCTCGAGGAATTGAACGTCGATACATTTCACACAGGTGGGCAATAGTATCAATAAGGGTTAGACGATAATCAAGAAGGATTTCTTCGCTACGCCCTTCTAGCTTGAGTTGCTTAGCAAATTCGTCCATCAAATCCATGTGAATTTCGACAATCTGTGAAACTGGAACATCGGCAAAAAACGCAACATTAACAAAGTTATCAATTTTTTGGTTTAGATCTGGTTCATCAGAGAAGTATGTCAGGATAATTTCGCGATACTCCTGTCTCAATTGCTGCAACAGTTCTTCTCGTTGAGGCTGAGCCATATGGCGAAGAAAGTTTTGCGGGTTTCTTTTGTAGTACACGCCAAGGTATCCGAGCCGTTCTTTTAGTTTTTCAGCTAGGCGTATTTGTTGAGCCTTTAAAGAAAGAGATTGTTGAGTAATCGATCGCTCTACCGAATCGG
This genomic interval carries:
- a CDS encoding putative 2-dehydropantoate 2-reductase, coding for MSAPLPTSDFRLPTPRTYAILGTGALGGFYGARLQQAGCEVHFLLRSDYEQVQQHGLVVESIDGDFTLPQVKAYRTVQEMPTCDVVVVALKTTQNHLLPELLPPIVKPTGVVLVLQNGWGIETQVAELVGSDRVMGGLCFLCSNKVGPGHIRHLDYGQITLADYAADYAPCGITDRLKQIASDFEQAGIAIELAEDLLIARWKKLMWNIPFNGLSVVLNATTDAMMAHPQTRSLAKSLMQEVQAGCTACARFLSGSDRSISSDFIDTMLDYTAKMKPYRTSMKIDYDAGQPLEVEAIVGNPLRMAQQAGLELPQMTMLYQQLTFLAAQQSS
- the kaiC gene encoding circadian clock protein KaiC; translation: MTQANQDGQQRSLTVVGVQKIRTLIEGFDDISHGGLPVGRTTLVSGTSGTGKTLIAVQFLYNGITQFDEAGIFVTFEESPADIIKNAYSFGWDLQKLVDEGKLFILDASPDPEGQDVIGNFDLSALIERIQYAIRKYKAKRVSIDSVTAVFQQYDAVSVVRREIFRLVARLKQVGATTIMTTERVEEYGPVARFGVEEFVSDNVVIVRNVLEGERRRRTIEILKLRGTTHMKGEYPFTITNQGVNIFPLGAMRLTQRSSNVRVSSGVKTLDEMCGGGFFKDSIILATGATGTGKTLLVSKFLQDGCIINERALLFAYEESRAQLSRNAYSWGIDFEDMEQKGLLKIICAYPESAGLEDHLQIIKSEISEFKPSRIAIDSLSALARGVSNNAFRQFVIGVTGFAKQEEITGFFTNTTDQFMGSHSITDSHISTITDTIILLQYVEIRGEMARAINVFKMRGSWHDKGIREYVISDQGPEIRDSFRNFERIISGSPSRVSVDEKNELSRIVRGFQDKTLDDKS
- the kaiB gene encoding circadian clock protein KaiB: MSPLKKTYILKLYVAGNTPNSVRALKTLNNILEKEFQGVYALKVIDVLKNPQLAEEDKILATPTLAKILPPPVRKIIGDLSDRERVLIGLDLLYDELQEEELEELQDQ
- a CDS encoding circadian clock protein KaiA yields the protein MRSPLSICIFYTSDDLVQSLPQFLSVASGHQDDGRYHITSFRSAQEFYRFIGRDTRHIDCLILQDSAELIQLLADLQHQALLFPVVVVAETGSSHAELLAKLQATYHSALVYLSKTQLHQLGWAINHAIGQFIQLSSTQQPVAAFPAADSVERSITQQSLSLKAQQIRLAEKLKERLGYLGVYYKRNPQNFLRHMAQPQREELLQQLRQEYREIILTYFSDEPDLNQKIDNFVNVAFFADVPVSQIVEIHMDLMDEFAKQLKLEGRSEEILLDYRLTLIDTIAHLCEMYRRSIPRES